Proteins encoded by one window of Centroberyx gerrardi isolate f3 chromosome 21, fCenGer3.hap1.cur.20231027, whole genome shotgun sequence:
- the gpbar1 gene encoding G-protein coupled bile acid receptor 1, whose protein sequence is MDCNDSQPLLSGEQLIYAITVPLSTSIILANLVIILGIACNRQLHNTPNYFFLSLLVADLCTGVALPFIPWMGLNRELSFSSCLVVHVFPNFLFLAFLFNLVMVHYERYICIVSPLHYSSLWMHRSFPLALLVVWTPPLLYASLPAFGWNNWTGPDWNGCCAGSGRITPLTNCSTNGTACCSYRRVFPNAFIYLEVYGLVLPAILIIAGMTGRVLWITRGQLKDICRLHRSVERGSQASDREQRLNLRYARCVAAVSLTFLACWVPYIIYMHVCVAFLLSETKWSSTTHIVLSCTGIGSMAVVPLVLGLANRQYTEPAYKLMQKLRDRWRRRMRESEEVSL, encoded by the coding sequence ATGGACTGCAACGACTCCCAACCCCTGCTGTCCGGGGAACAGCTCATCTACGCCATCACCGTACCGCTGTCCACCTCCATCATCCTGGCCAACCTGGTCATCATCTTGGGCATCGCCTGCAACCGGCAGCTCCACAACACGCCCAACTACTTCTTCCTCAGCCTGCTGGTGGCCGACTTGTGCACGGGCGTGGCGCTCCCTTTCATACCGTGGATGGGCCTGAACCGAGAGTTGAGTTTTAGCTCCTGCCTGGTGGTTCACGTTTTCCCAAACTTCCTATTCCTGGCGTTCCTGTTCAACCTGGTGATGGTCCACTACGAGCGCTACATATGCATCGTCAGCCCCTTGCATTACAGCAGCTTGTGGATGCATCGCAGTTTTCCGCTTGCGTTGCTAGTAGTGTGGACACCACCACTACTGTACGCATCCCTACCTGCTTTTGGGTGGAACAACTGGACAGGCCCAGACTGGAACGGCTGTTGTGCCGGTAGTGGACGAATAACGCCGCTTACGAACTGCTCAACAAACGGAACCGCTTGCTGCTCGTACCGGCGAGTTTTCCCCAACGCTTTCATCTATTTGGAGGTGTACGGGCTCGTCTTACCCGCTATCCTTATCATTGCGGGCATGACGGGCCGCGTTCTGTGGATCACCCGAGGCCAGCTGAAGGACATTTGCCGCCTCCATCGCTCGGTGGAGAGGGGAAGTCAAGCCTCGGACCGGGAGCAGAGGCTGAACCTGCGATACGCGCGCTGCGTGGCGGCGGTGTCGCTGACGTTCCTCGCGTGCTGGGTGCCCTACATCATCTACATGCACGTCTGCGTGGCGTTCTTGCTGAGCGAGACCAAGTGGAGCTCCACCACTCATATCGTGCTTTCATGCACAGGCATCGGGAGTATGGCGGTCGTGCCGCTGGTGCTCGGCCTGGCAAACAGGCAGTACACAGAACCTGCGTATAAACTGATGCAAAAACTCCGAGACAGGTGGAGACGAAGAATGCGGGAATCGGAGGAGGTTTCGCTCTAA